A genomic stretch from Bosea sp. F3-2 includes:
- a CDS encoding GAF domain-containing protein yields the protein MFEAHRIDTTDKAAFYRELAAQLEALLTGESDPIANAANTSALLYQMMPELNWAGFYLMREGELVLGPFQGKPACVRIPVGKGVCGTAMARRASVLVEDVHAFPGHIACDSASRSELVVPLIGRDGAIGVIDLDSPTVARFDAADQAGIERIAAIYLSACGESAGLAKAS from the coding sequence ATGTTCGAGGCCCATCGCATCGACACGACCGACAAGGCCGCATTCTATCGCGAGCTGGCGGCGCAGCTCGAAGCGCTGCTCACCGGGGAGAGCGACCCGATCGCCAATGCCGCCAATACCTCGGCACTGCTCTACCAGATGATGCCGGAGCTCAACTGGGCCGGATTCTACCTGATGCGCGAGGGCGAGCTCGTGCTCGGCCCCTTCCAGGGCAAGCCGGCCTGCGTGCGTATTCCGGTCGGAAAGGGCGTCTGCGGAACCGCCATGGCGCGTCGCGCCTCGGTTCTGGTCGAGGACGTCCATGCCTTTCCCGGCCATATCGCCTGCGACTCGGCTTCCCGCTCGGAGCTTGTCGTCCCGCTGATCGGCCGTGACGGCGCCATCGGCGTCATCGACCTCGACAGCCCCACGGTCGCGCGTTTCGACGCCGCCGATCAGGCCGGGATCGAGCGCATCGCGGCGATTTATCTCTCCGCCTGCGGGGAGAGCGCCGGTCTCGCCAAAGCCTCCTGA
- a CDS encoding NUDIX domain-containing protein yields the protein MSGTTRRLRIAAALLTDERQRLLLVRKHATTAFMQPGGKIEPGEQPLDALLRELREELGFAIPRDEPHYQGRFAAPAANEPGFTVEAEIFALALPATPRPAAEIAEIAWLEPDQPPAVALAPLTRDHILPLWRSLLSETLRDE from the coding sequence TTGAGCGGGACGACCCGGCGGCTGCGCATTGCGGCCGCCCTGCTGACCGACGAACGCCAGCGCCTGCTTCTCGTCAGGAAGCACGCAACCACGGCCTTCATGCAGCCGGGTGGCAAGATCGAGCCCGGCGAGCAGCCGCTCGACGCGCTGCTCCGCGAGCTGCGGGAAGAGCTCGGCTTCGCCATCCCGCGTGATGAGCCGCACTATCAGGGCCGTTTCGCTGCGCCGGCCGCCAACGAGCCCGGCTTCACGGTCGAGGCGGAGATCTTCGCGCTCGCCCTGCCCGCAACGCCGCGTCCGGCTGCCGAGATCGCGGAGATCGCCTGGCTGGAGCCCGACCAGCCGCCGGCCGTCGCACTCGCCCCGCTGACGCGAGACCATATCCTGCCGCTCTGGCGCTCCCTCCTTTCGGAGACTTTGCGTGATGAATGA
- a CDS encoding winged helix-turn-helix domain-containing protein: MPSLSLRIQLDPEGRIGPGKIELLEQIAARGSISAAGRAMEMSYRRAWELVEELNTLFGKPVVERQTGGRNGGGARVTDLGQALIMRFREVEQAATAAASEHLAALQAEIDRPTDS, translated from the coding sequence GTGCCCTCGCTCAGCCTGCGCATCCAGCTCGATCCCGAGGGGCGGATCGGCCCCGGCAAGATCGAATTGCTCGAGCAGATCGCCGCGCGAGGCTCGATCTCGGCTGCGGGCCGGGCGATGGAGATGTCCTATCGGCGGGCCTGGGAGCTGGTCGAGGAGCTGAACACGCTGTTCGGCAAGCCGGTGGTCGAGCGTCAGACCGGCGGCCGCAATGGCGGTGGAGCCCGGGTGACCGATCTCGGCCAAGCCTTGATCATGCGCTTCCGCGAAGTCGAGCAGGCGGCCACCGCAGCGGCGAGCGAACACCTTGCCGCGCTTCAGGCCGAGATCGACCGGCCGACGGATTCCTAA